From the Quercus lobata isolate SW786 chromosome 6, ValleyOak3.0 Primary Assembly, whole genome shotgun sequence genome, one window contains:
- the LOC115993880 gene encoding pentatricopeptide repeat-containing protein At5g66631 isoform X1, producing the protein MRLHFKQLVGRISLLNSLTTQQTRCYARDPFPNKISHYLYRAKLIDSIRLGLRSNPPSPTSLAPILNDRLLDSFVVTQALRSAPSADSALSLVETLETTPYFSHTQNTLHALATVLAKSCRTVQLKALIDAINAGRFGSIRVSFMNLMQWYAAIGDLELVLRVWDEYRLSSKRICTESYNIVMGLYVQMGKDTEAVEVFYRMIDEGAIPNSRTYTIVIEHLMNSGKLDSAMEVFNTLPLMRIRRTLKQYSILVEGFIGVERFDEVKTLLDEMRADGKFPGRALLLSLRRMNEAGFVQETDEFLKEMSPDERIKNIGCSVNSSDDDDDDEGNEISHASGDDDVKGVQLKPWLDPRALASALQHWNHEEVSALEDAKLVWTTRLVCKILRHFNSPETAWKFFCWAAYQPGFTHDIYSVERMMALSARHGRSELVDKLMSKIRREGMRLPFSTIRLIIDFYGLSKKADAALKVFHYDRTLCGPISKFNMMLLYSSLLRTLTKCGRNSDSMDVLEEMILGGICPDIQTFSGLMYHFALNGDIKTVQKLFAMVRQSGVEPDAYMFKVLIQAYCKAERAALAWRVFEDFRNSNLVPDADSKELLVKSLWKEGKRREAASVEENCEEINNALPLTLRGHIWTFNQPPTTPAQASHVLMHSHQHFWI; encoded by the exons ATGAGATTGCATTTTAAGCAACTCGTTGGTCGGATAAGCCTGCTCAACAGCTTAACAACCCAGCAAACTCGCTGCTATGCACGAGACCCATTTCCCAACAAAATCTCCCATTACCTGTACCGTGCCAAACTCATTGATTCCATTCGACTTGGCCTTCGTTCCAACCCTCCTAGTCCCACCTCTCTCGCCCCTATCCTAAATGATCGCCTTCTTGACTCCTTTGTTGTCACTCAAGCGCTCCGGTCTGCACCTTCTGCAGACTCTGCTCTGTCCCTGGTTGAAACCCTTGAAACAACTCCGTATTTCTCACATACCCAGAACACCCTCCACGCCCTGGCCACAGTTCTTGCCAAGTCTTGCCGGACTGTGCAACTCAAAGCCCTCATTGATGCCATAAATGCTGGTAGGTTTGGCAGCATTCGTGTTAGCTTTATGAACCTCATGCAATGGTATGCTGCCATTGGAGACCTTGAGTTGGTTCTTCGTGTCTGGGATGAGTATAGGCTCTCAAGCAAGCGGATATGCACTGAGTCTTATAACATTGTTATGGGCCTTTATGTGCAAATGGGTAAGGACACTGAAGCTGTGGAGGTTTTCTATAGGATGATTGATGAAGGGGCAATTCCAAATTCTAGAACATATACCATAGTGATTGAGCACCTCATGAATTCGGGAAAGCTGGATTCTGCAATGGAGGTTTTTAATACATTGCCCTTGATGAGAATTAGACGCACTTTAAAGCAATATTCGATTTTAGTTGAAGGATTTATTGGTGTTGAAAGGTTTGACGAGGTCAAGACTTTACTTGATGAAATGCGGGCTGATGGGAAATTTCCTGGAAGAGCCCTGCTTTTGTCATTGCGACGTATGAATGAGGCGGGATTTGTCCAAGAAACTGATGAATTTCTTAAAGAAATGTCTCCGGATGAGAGAATCAAGAATATAGGATGTAGTGTCAATAGTAGTGATGACGACGATGATGATGAGGGTAATGAGATTAGTCATGCTAGTGGAGATGATGATGTTAAAGGGGTTCAGTTAAAACCATGGTTAGACCCAAGAGCTTTGGCAAGTGCCTTGCAACATTGGAACCATGAAGAGGTATCAGCCCTGGAGGATGCAAAATTGGTGTGGACAACTCGGTTGGTTTGCAAGATTCTTAGGCATTTCAACTCACCAGAAACAGCTTGGAAATTTTTCTGTTGGGCTGCTTATCAGCCAGGATTTACTCATGATATTTACTCTGTGGAAAGGATGATGGCCCTTTCAGCACGCCATGGGCGTTCTGAATTGGTTGATAAACTCATGTCCAAAATAAGAAGGGAGGGAATGAGATTGCCTTTCAGCACCATCAGGTTGATAATCGACTTTTATGGCCTCTCAAAGAAAGCCGATGCCGCTTTGAAGGTCTTTCATTATGATAGAACTCTCTGTGGTCcaatatcaaaattcaatatgaTGCTTTTGTATTCATCTCTATTACGAACATTGACCAAGTGTGGGAGAAATTCTGATTCCATGGACGTACTGGAGGAGATGATTTTGGGTGGAATTTGCCCGGATATACAGACATTTTCTGGGTTAATGTATCACTTTGCATTAAATGGGGATATCAAAACAGTGCAGAAACTCTTTGCAATGGTTAGGCAAAGTGGTGTGGAGCCAGATGCTTATATGTTTAAAGTACTGATCCAAGCTTATTGCAAAGCTGAGAGAGCTGCTCTTGCATGGAGGGTTTTTGAAGACTTTAGGAATTCAAATTTGGTGCCTGATGCTGACTCAAAAGAGTTGCTTGTAAAGAGTCTCTGGAAGGAGGGCAAGCGGCGAGAGGCTGCTTCTGTAGAAGAAAATTGTGAGGAAATAAACAATGCTCTTCCACTAACATTGCGTGGTCACATATGGACG TTCAATCAACCTCCAACAACACCAGCACAGGCTTCTCATGTTCTCATGCACAGCCACCAGCATTTTTGGATTTAG
- the LOC115993880 gene encoding pentatricopeptide repeat-containing protein At5g66631 isoform X2 — protein sequence MRLHFKQLVGRISLLNSLTTQQTRCYARDPFPNKISHYLYRAKLIDSIRLGLRSNPPSPTSLAPILNDRLLDSFVVTQALRSAPSADSALSLVETLETTPYFSHTQNTLHALATVLAKSCRTVQLKALIDAINAGRFGSIRVSFMNLMQWYAAIGDLELVLRVWDEYRLSSKRICTESYNIVMGLYVQMGKDTEAVEVFYRMIDEGAIPNSRTYTIVIEHLMNSGKLDSAMEVFNTLPLMRIRRTLKQYSILVEGFIGVERFDEVKTLLDEMRADGKFPGRALLLSLRRMNEAGFVQETDEFLKEMSPDERIKNIGCSVNSSDDDDDDEGNEISHASGDDDVKGVQLKPWLDPRALASALQHWNHEEVSALEDAKLVWTTRLVCKILRHFNSPETAWKFFCWAAYQPGFTHDIYSVERMMALSARHGRSELVDKLMSKIRREGMRLPFSTIRLIIDFYGLSKKADAALKVFHYDRTLCGPISKFNMMLLYSSLLRTLTKCGRNSDSMDVLEEMILGGICPDIQTFSGLMYHFALNGDIKTVQKLFAMVRQSGVEPDAYMFKVLIQAYCKAERAALAWRVFEDFRNSNLVPDADSKELLVKSLWKEGKRREAASVEENCEEINNALPLTLRGHIWTVSSADLTRVFNIYSKSFASIAG from the coding sequence ATGAGATTGCATTTTAAGCAACTCGTTGGTCGGATAAGCCTGCTCAACAGCTTAACAACCCAGCAAACTCGCTGCTATGCACGAGACCCATTTCCCAACAAAATCTCCCATTACCTGTACCGTGCCAAACTCATTGATTCCATTCGACTTGGCCTTCGTTCCAACCCTCCTAGTCCCACCTCTCTCGCCCCTATCCTAAATGATCGCCTTCTTGACTCCTTTGTTGTCACTCAAGCGCTCCGGTCTGCACCTTCTGCAGACTCTGCTCTGTCCCTGGTTGAAACCCTTGAAACAACTCCGTATTTCTCACATACCCAGAACACCCTCCACGCCCTGGCCACAGTTCTTGCCAAGTCTTGCCGGACTGTGCAACTCAAAGCCCTCATTGATGCCATAAATGCTGGTAGGTTTGGCAGCATTCGTGTTAGCTTTATGAACCTCATGCAATGGTATGCTGCCATTGGAGACCTTGAGTTGGTTCTTCGTGTCTGGGATGAGTATAGGCTCTCAAGCAAGCGGATATGCACTGAGTCTTATAACATTGTTATGGGCCTTTATGTGCAAATGGGTAAGGACACTGAAGCTGTGGAGGTTTTCTATAGGATGATTGATGAAGGGGCAATTCCAAATTCTAGAACATATACCATAGTGATTGAGCACCTCATGAATTCGGGAAAGCTGGATTCTGCAATGGAGGTTTTTAATACATTGCCCTTGATGAGAATTAGACGCACTTTAAAGCAATATTCGATTTTAGTTGAAGGATTTATTGGTGTTGAAAGGTTTGACGAGGTCAAGACTTTACTTGATGAAATGCGGGCTGATGGGAAATTTCCTGGAAGAGCCCTGCTTTTGTCATTGCGACGTATGAATGAGGCGGGATTTGTCCAAGAAACTGATGAATTTCTTAAAGAAATGTCTCCGGATGAGAGAATCAAGAATATAGGATGTAGTGTCAATAGTAGTGATGACGACGATGATGATGAGGGTAATGAGATTAGTCATGCTAGTGGAGATGATGATGTTAAAGGGGTTCAGTTAAAACCATGGTTAGACCCAAGAGCTTTGGCAAGTGCCTTGCAACATTGGAACCATGAAGAGGTATCAGCCCTGGAGGATGCAAAATTGGTGTGGACAACTCGGTTGGTTTGCAAGATTCTTAGGCATTTCAACTCACCAGAAACAGCTTGGAAATTTTTCTGTTGGGCTGCTTATCAGCCAGGATTTACTCATGATATTTACTCTGTGGAAAGGATGATGGCCCTTTCAGCACGCCATGGGCGTTCTGAATTGGTTGATAAACTCATGTCCAAAATAAGAAGGGAGGGAATGAGATTGCCTTTCAGCACCATCAGGTTGATAATCGACTTTTATGGCCTCTCAAAGAAAGCCGATGCCGCTTTGAAGGTCTTTCATTATGATAGAACTCTCTGTGGTCcaatatcaaaattcaatatgaTGCTTTTGTATTCATCTCTATTACGAACATTGACCAAGTGTGGGAGAAATTCTGATTCCATGGACGTACTGGAGGAGATGATTTTGGGTGGAATTTGCCCGGATATACAGACATTTTCTGGGTTAATGTATCACTTTGCATTAAATGGGGATATCAAAACAGTGCAGAAACTCTTTGCAATGGTTAGGCAAAGTGGTGTGGAGCCAGATGCTTATATGTTTAAAGTACTGATCCAAGCTTATTGCAAAGCTGAGAGAGCTGCTCTTGCATGGAGGGTTTTTGAAGACTTTAGGAATTCAAATTTGGTGCCTGATGCTGACTCAAAAGAGTTGCTTGTAAAGAGTCTCTGGAAGGAGGGCAAGCGGCGAGAGGCTGCTTCTGTAGAAGAAAATTGTGAGGAAATAAACAATGCTCTTCCACTAACATTGCGTGGTCACATATGGACGGTGAGCTCTGCAGATCTCACTCGcgtttttaatatttattccaAAAGCTTTGCATCAATAGCTGGCTAG
- the LOC115995343 gene encoding lysM domain receptor-like kinase 4: MSFLSLIHVYTILLLTSCFSSIQAQQPYVGKATTDCSNTDNSTSVLGYFCNSQKSCQAYLTFRSQPPYNSVPSISTLLASDPSQLSQLNSVSETETFPTNTLVLVPVNCSCSGGYYQKNTNYSVKSGDGYFLIANNTYQGLSTCQALQKQNNIAATNLSIGERLTVPLRCACPTKNQSDVGVKYLLSYLILFGDEVSTISGRFNVTPQSTLDANGANGLSSQNPPLIYPYTTLLVPLQVPPTNSQTTAPPPPPASPPPPPTSSSNQGSSKTWVYVLVGVLGGSALLLVLGAIIFYAFFRRNKKKPDSIIASDRFKAIEKPRKVEDESEDFLESISSIAQSLKVYKFKELQDATDNFSPSCWIKGSVYRGMINGDLAAIKRINGDVSKEIELLNKINHSNIIRLSGVCFNEGQWYLVYEYAVNGPLNDWIYNSSNDGKLLSWAQRIQIVLDVASGLNYLHSFTTPPHVHKDIRSSNILLDSDFRAKIANFGLARTAEWQEGQFSLTSHIVGTRGYMAPEYLENGIVSTKLDVYAFGVLVLEIMTGKEVAALYEEENMHLSDVINAVLHEEGGQESLRHSMDSSLQGNYPSELAVLMFKLIDSCLKKDPPGRPAMDEIVQIVSRTLNTSLTWESSKSISG; this comes from the coding sequence atgAGTTTCCTTTCTCTCATTCATGTTTACACAATCTTATTACTCACATCATGCTTTTCTTCGATTCAAGCTCAGCAACCATATGTGGGAAAGGCCACAACAGACTGTAGCAACACAGATAATTCAACTTCTGTTCTTGGGTACTTCTGTAATAGCCAAAAAAGTTGCCAAGCCTACCTCACCTTCAGATCCCAACCTCCTTACAATTCTGTTCCTTCCATCTCTACTCTTTTGGCTTCTGACCCATCACAGCTCTCTCAACTTAATTCAGTTTCTGAGACTGAAACTTTTCCAACAAACACATTGGTGCTTGTTCCAGTCAACTGTTCCTGTTCAGGTGGATACTatcaaaaaaacacaaattactCTGTGAAGAGTGGTGATGGTTATTTTTTGATTGCTAATAACACCTATCAAGGCCTTTCAACCTGTCAAGCTCTCCAGAAACAAAACAATATTGCCGCTACCAATTTAAGTATTGGTGAAAGACTCACTGTTCCTCTTAGATGTGCTTGTCCTACAAAGAATCAAAGTGATGTGGGTGTCAAGTATTTATTAAGTTACTTAATTCTTTTCGGTGATGAGGTTTCAACAATTAGTGGTCGATTTAATGTGACTCCACAGAGTACTCTTGATGCTAATGGTGCTAATGGGCTTTCTTCCCAAAACCCACCACTTATTTATCCCTACACCACGCTTCTAGTTCCACTGCAAGTCCCCCCAACAAATTCTCAAACAActgcaccaccaccaccaccagcatcACCACCTCCTCCTCCTACTTCTTCCTCAAATCAAGGCTCAAGTAAAACTTGGGTCTATGTCCTTGTTGGAGTTCTTGGAGGAAGTGCTCTTTTGTTGGTCCTTGGTGCCATAATATTCTATGCATTCTTCCGTAGAAATAAGAAGAAACCTGACTCCATTATAGCCTCAGATCGATTCAAGGCGATTGAGAAACCAAGAAAGGTTGAGGATGAATCTGAGGATTTCTTAGAGAGCATATCTAGTATTGCTCAATCCCTCAAGGTGTACAAGTTTAAGGAGCTCCAGGATGCAACAGATAATTTCAGTCCTAGTTGTTGGATTAAAGGATCTGTTTATCGTGGCATGATTAATGGGGATTTGGCAGCCATTAAGAGAATAAATGGAGATGTGTCAAAAGAGATAGAGTTATTGAACAAGATCAACCATTCTAATATCATACGCCTTTCTGGCGTATGTTTTAATGAAGGTCAATGGTATCTTGTTTATGAATATGCTGTCAATGGACCCTTGAATGATTGGATCTATAATAGCAGCAATGATGGAAAGCTTTTGAGCTGGGCACAGAGAATACAGATTGTATTGGATGTAGCCAGTGGACTTAACTATCTTCATAGTTTCACTACTCCTCCCCACGTCCACAAGGATATAAGGAGCAGTAACATTCTTCTGGACAGCGATTTCAGGGCTAAGATTGCAAATTTTGGTCTGGCAAGGACAGCAGAATGGCAGGAAGGTCAATTTTCCTTGACAAGTCACATTGTTGGGACAAGAGGTTACATGGCTCCAGAGTATTTGGAAAATGGTATTGTGTCCACAAAGCTTGATGTCTATGCATTTGGGGTTCTCGTGCTGGAGATAATGACTGGGAAAGAGGTTGCTGCTTTGTATGAAGAGGAAAATATGCATTTATCAGATGTCATAAATGCTGTGCTTCATGAGGAGGGTGGACAGGAGAGTTTGAGGCACTCTATGGATTCTTCACTACAAGGAAATTATCCTTCAGAACTTGCGGTTTTAATGTTCAAACTGATTGATAGTTGCTTAAAGAAAGATCCACCAGGCCGACCAGCCATGGATGAGATTGTGCAGATTGTCTCAAGAACCTTGAACACTTCACTGACCTGGGAATCATCTAAGAGCATATCGGGGTAG
- the LOC115950808 gene encoding lysM domain receptor-like kinase 4 — protein sequence MSFLCIHVFTIFLFSFCSLILAQQPYVGKATTNCSNTDISTSVLGYYCNRQKDQNHSCQAYLTFRSQPPYNSVSAISALLASDPSQLSQINSVFENATFETNKLVLVPVNCSCSGQYYQANTTYVIKHTDTYFLIASNTYQGLSTCQALKNQNNIQTKNLYSGTRITVPLRCACPTKNQTAMSVKYLLSYLVFAGDYVSSISNRFNVNTESTLEANGLSEQNSVIYPFTTLLVPLQDRPSNSQTIAPPPPPPSPTASPPPTSSNKSSCKIWFYVLVGALGGSSLVLVFGAILFYAFLRRSKKKSDSTIVSDGFKAIEKPKPKEAEEESEDFLKIISSIAQSLKVYKFRELQDATDGFSPSCWIEGSVYRGTIDGNLAAIKRLNGDVSKEIDLLNKINHSNIIRLSGVCFNDAHWYLVYEYAVNGPLSDWIYNNSNDGKILSWTQRIQIIFDVASGLNYLHSFTTPSHVHKDIKCSNILLDTDFRAKIAKFGLARTAEWQEGQFSLKSHIVGTRGYLAPEYLENGIVSTKLDIYAFGVLVLEIMTGKEVAALYEEENMQLSDVLNAVLHEDGQERLRHSMDPSLLGNYPSELAVFMFKLIDSCLKKDPVGRPAMDEIVQYVSRTLNTSLTWESSKSIAG from the coding sequence ATGAGTTTCCTCTGCATTCATGTTTTCACAATCTTTTTGTTCTCGTTCTGTTCTTTGATTCTAGCTCAGCAACCATATGTGGGAAAGGCCACAACAAACTGTAGCAACACAGATATTTCAACTTCTGTCCTTGGCTACTACTGTAATCGCCAAAAGGACCAAAACCACAGTTGCCAAGCCTACCTCACATTCAGATCCCAACCCCCTTATAATTCTGTTTCTGCCATCTCTGCTCTCTTGGCTTCTGACCCATCTCAGCTCTCTCAAATTAATTCAGTTTTCGAGAATGCAACATTTGAAACTAACAAGCTTGTGCTGGTTCCAGTCAACTGTTCATGTTCAGGTCAGTACTATCAAGCAAACACAACTTATGTTATCAAACATACTGATACATATTTTTTGATTGCTAGTAACACTTACCAAGGTCTTTCAACCTGTCAAGCTCTCAAGAATCAAAACaatattcaaactaaaaatttatattctgGTACAAGAATAACTGTTCCTCTTAGATGTGCTTGTCCTACAAAGAACCAAACTGCTATGAGTGTCAAGTATTTATTAAGTTACTTGGTCTTTGCCGGTGATTATGTTTCAAGCATTAGTAATAGATTTAATGTAAACACTGAGAGCACTCTTGAGGCTAATGGGCTTTCCGAACAAAACTCCGTTATCTATCCCTTCACCACGCTTCTGGTTCCGCTGCAAGACCGCCCATCAAATTCTCAGACAATAGCACCACCACCGCCGCCACCATCACCAACAGCATCACCACCTCCAACTTCCTCAAATAAAAGCTCATGTAAAATATGGTTTTACGTCCTTGTTGGGGCTCTTGGAGGAAGTTCTCTTGTATTGGTCTTTGGTGCCATATTGTTCTATGCATTCCTCCGTAGAAGTAAGAAGAAATCTGATTCCACTATTGTCTCAGATGGCTTCAAGGCAATTGagaaaccaaaaccaaaagagGCTGAGGAAGAATCTGAGGACTTCTTAAAGATCATATCTAGTATTGCTCAATCCCTCAAAGTGTACAAGTTTAGGGAACTCCAGGATGCAACAGATGGTTTCAGTCCTAGTTGTTGGATTGAAGGCTCTGTTTATCGTGGCACGATTGATGGGAATTTGGCAGCCATTAAGAGATTAAATGGAGATGTGTCAAAAGAGATAGATTTATTGAACAAGATCAACCACTCTAATATCATACGCCTTTCTGGCGTCTGTTTTAATGACGCTCATTGGTATCTTGTTTATGAATATGCTGTCAATGGACCCTTGAGTGATTGGATCTACAACAACAGCAATGATGGAAAGATTTTGAGCTGGACACAAAGAATACAGATTATATTTGATGTAGCCAGTGGACTTAACTATCTTCATAGCTTCACTACTCCTTCCCATGTCCACAAGGATATAAAGTGCAGCAACATTCTTTTGGACACAGATTTCAGGGCTAAGATTGCAAAGTTTGGTCTAGCAAGGACAGCAGAATGGCAGGAAGGCCAATTTTCCTTGAAAAGTCACATTGTTGGGACAAGAGGTTACTTGGCTCCTGAGTATTTGGAAAATGGTATTGTGTCCACAAAGCTTGATATCTATGCATTTGGGGTTCTCGTGCTGGAAATTATGACAGGGAAAGAGGTTGCTGCTTTGTATGAGGAGGAAAATATGCAATTATCAGATGTCTTAAATGCTGTGCTTCATGAGGATGGACAGGAGAGACTGAGACACTCTATGGATCCTTCACTACTAGGGAATTATCCTTCAGAACTTGCGGTTTTTATGTTCAAACTGATTGATAGTTGCTTGAAGAAAGATCCAGTAGGTCGACCAGCCATGGATGAGATTGTGCAGTATGTCTCAAGAACCTTGAACACTTCACTGACATGGGAATCATCTAAGAGCATAGCAGGGTAA
- the LOC115995461 gene encoding cold-regulated 413 plasma membrane protein 4-like, whose amino-acid sequence METLRMGFAEVVASVAGNTDTVVGNGASTASTESSSSARAWFQWGGTIFALFLLILNRTGRRSSLQTTLLVLYLVTSFPTALFKILRGQIGCWVAFLAIAANLYFPQTFPVSRFLLFVITPDWLTDRLRDGIVSGIVCLIIGVSLVITEVRGIGGLGNCQCTFHCFGCCLGIAFLFFFTIQYLCLGTW is encoded by the exons ATGGAGACTCTGAGAATGGGATTTGCTGAAGTGGTTGCAAGTGTTGCTGGGAATACAGATACAGTGGTTGGTAATGGTGCATCAACCGCTTCTACAGAAAGTTCAAGCAGTGCTCGAGCTTGGTTTCAATGGGGTGGAACCATCTTTGCATT gtttttgttgatcttgaacCGAACAGGCCGGAGATCATCTCTGCAAACCACCCTTCTAGTATTATATCTCGTTACAAGTTTCCCAACTGCgctattcaaaattttaag AGGACAAATTGGTTGTTGGGTTGCCTTTCTTGCTATTGCAGCAAACCTCTACTTCCCTCAAACCTTTCCAG TTTCTCGTTTTCTCCTATTTGTTATTACACCTGATTGGCTGACTGATAGACTGCGAGATGGCATTGTGAGTGGTATCGTTTGTCTAATAATTGGAGTTTCACTAGTTATAACTGAGGTTAGAGGAATTGGAGGATTGGGTAATTGTCAATGTACTTTCCACTGCTTTGGTTGTTGTCTTGGTATAGCTTTTCTGTTCTTCTTTACAATACAGTATTTGTGCTTGGGAACTTGGTAG